In Hymenobacter sublimis, a single genomic region encodes these proteins:
- a CDS encoding 2Fe-2S iron-sulfur cluster-binding protein, translating to MTDEVRVYVEEAPGQRREVVAPTDMGLSLMEIMKADGYDIQATCGGMALCGTCHVEVLAGPELPEPSDDELAMLESLPVMTQGSRLSCQIRITPRLDGLVVRLMPQDA from the coding sequence ATGACCGACGAAGTACGCGTGTATGTGGAGGAAGCCCCCGGCCAGCGCCGGGAGGTAGTTGCCCCCACCGATATGGGCCTGAGCCTGATGGAAATCATGAAGGCCGATGGCTACGACATTCAGGCTACCTGCGGCGGCATGGCCTTGTGCGGCACCTGCCACGTGGAGGTGCTGGCCGGTCCTGAGCTGCCGGAACCCAGCGACGATGAGCTGGCCATGCTGGAAAGCCTGCCCGTGATGACCCAGGGTAGCCGCCTCTCCTGCCAAATCCGCATTACCCCCCGCCTCGACGGGCTAGTAGTGCGCCTCATGCCCCAAGACGCGTAA
- a CDS encoding T9SS C-terminal target domain-containing protein encodes MKKNTVSLALAATLLVGLAACSKEDTTPAPNVTGSGTTPTPPTTTPTGQVVTVGGTGITSITTNTTWSASNKYLLKGFVYVRSGATLTIEAGTIIKGDKDTKGALIVEPGAKLIAAGTADKPIIFTSNQPKGARNYGDWGGVIIAGNAPVNTLTGTSQPVVEGGIDTKYGGTNEADNSGTLQYVRIEFGGVAFSPDNEVNGLTLAGVGSGTTIDHIQVSYSGDDAYEWFGGAVNAKYLVSHRTFDDDFDTDNGFSGKVQFAVSLRDPLQADQSGSKAFESDNDSRSNPTKPQTSAVFTNVTAVGPIINTSGGSYSPQYTAGAHIRRNSSISILNSVIMGYPTNVLIDNVMTAANAAAGDLRFKNNIVAGSLTGSNSAGGQRSLIYIGGTGGGGSLTTNNVMASDSSAWGSAVGPITWLKANGNRRYITADNVQLLNPFNLTAPSFLPRSASPIVATNGVTANFTDSKVSDSFFTKVSYVGAFAGTGASSDNWLTGWTNFDPQNTDY; translated from the coding sequence ATGAAAAAGAACACGGTATCCCTGGCTTTGGCTGCCACGCTGTTAGTAGGCCTGGCGGCCTGCAGCAAGGAGGACACAACGCCGGCTCCCAACGTAACCGGCAGCGGCACCACCCCCACGCCACCCACCACTACCCCCACCGGGCAGGTAGTAACGGTAGGCGGCACGGGTATCACGTCCATCACCACCAACACCACCTGGTCGGCGAGCAACAAATACCTGCTGAAGGGCTTCGTGTACGTGCGTTCCGGCGCTACCCTGACCATTGAGGCAGGCACCATTATTAAAGGGGATAAGGACACCAAAGGCGCGCTTATTGTGGAGCCTGGCGCTAAGCTGATTGCCGCAGGCACGGCCGATAAGCCCATTATCTTTACTTCTAACCAGCCGAAAGGCGCCCGTAACTACGGCGACTGGGGTGGCGTTATCATTGCCGGCAACGCGCCGGTGAACACCCTGACGGGCACCTCGCAGCCCGTGGTAGAAGGAGGCATTGATACCAAATACGGCGGCACCAACGAAGCCGACAACTCTGGTACGCTGCAATATGTGCGCATCGAGTTTGGCGGCGTGGCCTTCTCGCCCGACAATGAAGTGAACGGCCTGACGCTGGCTGGGGTAGGTAGCGGCACGACCATTGACCACATCCAGGTTTCCTACAGCGGCGACGATGCCTACGAATGGTTTGGCGGCGCTGTAAACGCCAAATACCTGGTGTCGCACCGCACCTTCGACGACGACTTCGACACGGACAACGGTTTCTCGGGCAAAGTGCAGTTTGCCGTTTCCCTGCGCGACCCTTTGCAAGCCGACCAGTCGGGCTCGAAGGCCTTTGAGTCGGACAACGACAGCCGGTCGAACCCCACGAAGCCCCAGACTTCGGCGGTATTTACGAACGTGACGGCCGTGGGGCCCATCATCAACACCAGCGGCGGCAGCTACAGCCCCCAATACACGGCGGGCGCCCACATTCGCCGCAACTCAAGCATTAGCATCCTGAACTCAGTGATTATGGGCTACCCCACTAATGTGCTGATTGACAATGTCATGACAGCCGCCAACGCCGCGGCCGGCGACCTGCGCTTCAAAAACAACATTGTGGCCGGCAGCCTCACGGGCTCCAACTCTGCCGGTGGGCAGCGCAGCCTCATTTACATTGGTGGCACGGGTGGCGGCGGAAGCCTAACGACCAACAACGTCATGGCCTCCGATTCCTCAGCTTGGGGTAGCGCCGTCGGGCCAATTACCTGGCTCAAGGCCAACGGGAACCGCCGCTATATCACTGCTGATAACGTGCAGCTGCTGAACCCCTTCAACCTGACGGCCCCGAGCTTCCTGCCGCGTAGCGCCTCGCCCATTGTGGCCACGAACGGTGTAACTGCCAACTTCACGGACAGCAAAGTATCGGATAGCTTCTTCACCAAGGTAAGCTACGTGGGCGCCTTCGCTGGTACTGGCGCTTCCAGTGACAACTGGCTGACGGGCTGGACGAACTTCGACCCCCAGAACACCGACTACTAA
- a CDS encoding NAD(P)/FAD-dependent oxidoreductase produces the protein MNSVSTDICIIGAGPVGLFAVFEAGLLKLRCHVVDALPQVGGQLSEIYPKKPIYDIPGFPEVLAGDLVQNLMRQIEPFHPTFTLGERVEGYEKLEDGSFRVTTIDGTEILCKAIAIAGGLGSFEPRKPAIDSLADFEGGKGVYYMVRDPETFRDQRLVIAGGGDSALDWTIFLADVAKEVTLVHRGTTFRGAADSAEKVKNLHEAGKVKLVLSSNVTHVHGNGQLHGVTITANDGTAAQVEADSFIPLFGLTPKLGPIGEWGLELEDDAVKVNTVDYSTSEPGIFAIGDINTYPGKLKLILCGFHEAALMCQGAFKYINPDKKYVLKYTTVNGVPTL, from the coding sequence ATGAATTCTGTTTCCACCGATATCTGCATTATCGGAGCTGGCCCGGTGGGGCTGTTTGCCGTATTCGAAGCGGGCCTGCTGAAGCTGCGCTGTCACGTAGTCGACGCCCTACCCCAGGTAGGCGGGCAGCTGTCGGAGATTTATCCCAAGAAGCCCATCTATGATATTCCCGGTTTTCCGGAAGTGCTGGCCGGTGACCTGGTTCAGAACCTGATGCGCCAGATTGAGCCCTTCCACCCTACGTTTACCTTGGGTGAGCGGGTAGAAGGCTACGAAAAGCTTGAGGACGGCTCTTTCCGGGTGACTACCATTGACGGCACCGAAATTCTGTGCAAGGCCATTGCTATTGCTGGCGGCCTGGGCTCCTTTGAGCCGCGCAAGCCGGCCATCGACAGCCTAGCTGATTTTGAGGGTGGCAAGGGCGTGTACTACATGGTGCGCGACCCCGAAACCTTCCGCGACCAGCGCCTAGTTATTGCCGGCGGCGGCGACTCGGCTCTGGACTGGACCATTTTCCTGGCCGATGTGGCCAAGGAAGTAACCCTGGTACACCGCGGCACTACCTTCCGCGGGGCCGCCGACTCGGCCGAGAAAGTAAAGAACCTGCACGAGGCCGGCAAAGTGAAGTTGGTGCTGAGCAGCAACGTAACGCACGTACACGGCAACGGCCAGCTGCACGGCGTCACGATTACGGCCAACGACGGCACGGCTGCGCAGGTAGAGGCCGACTCGTTTATTCCGCTGTTCGGCCTCACGCCCAAGCTGGGGCCCATTGGCGAGTGGGGGCTGGAGCTGGAAGATGATGCCGTGAAAGTAAATACCGTGGACTACTCCACTTCCGAGCCCGGTATTTTTGCCATCGGCGACATTAACACGTATCCGGGCAAGCTCAAGCTCATTCTCTGCGGCTTCCACGAGGCCGCCCTGATGTGCCAGGGAGCATTCAAGTACATCAACCCCGACAAGAAATACGTACTCAAGTACACCACTGTAAACGGGGTACCCACCTTGTAA
- a CDS encoding TonB-dependent receptor: MQNTITRITLVFLLCCGTLFTALAQSTGTIQGVVKDAATREGIVGGTVHLDKTSIGGPTDVDGNFRLEKVPVGEYALVVSSVSYKTTTIQKVTVTAGKTTVVNTQLETDQQQLSEVVVTGVRRTNTEVSVISEIKQANVVVSGVSSEQIVKTQDRDAAEVVRRIPGVTIVDNRFIQVRGLSDRYNAVWLNDVTAPSSETDRKSFSFDIVPSSLLDRVLVFKDPSPELPGDFAGGLVKVYLRKPAQNERLLTANYSSGYRNGTTGKDFFTDKTQAGDAFGFGAVKRGLPGGFPTLGTAYQQYERDFYAKQLENTFPIYKMKAMPDVRFNAAYLNQINLKNLTIGSITSVNYTNTFTRFQIDRNQFDGAGQRTDQFKDDQSSNNVRLGAIQNFNVVLDNGDRLELRNLFNQQGRNQVTTRQGYDNDGRLVRNSYQLGYQGRTTYTGQLAGQHTFNKEKTTLDWVGGYGYSNRNEPDLRRVSYQSIPSTTEGGAPTETVLTPGAGQVDVNNAGRLYQKLSEHSYTLNANLKHQVKVAERTVEIGAGTYLEYRKRHFQARAFGYSLNAAGLQGLRSEAVGNIFDPQNIGADGFRLTEDLNSTYRYSASNELEAAYLSFNIPITEKLKLVTGARYERNVQSIATGINGQPVEQEVTTNFVLPSANFSYSINEKNLVRASYGRSLNRPEFREAAPFFYYDFDFNVLNYGSLYLNPLTPLKVATIDNLDFRYEFYPSSGELIHVGAFYKKFHNPIENTVVLTTNLAYTFANAPSAYAYGLELDLKKSLNFLDNAFGTTGLRNLSAVFNASLIKSQVSLGENFVAWDQKRALQGQSPYVFNGGLYYQTPTNSWQVTALYNVFGPRILFAGSNDYPDVVELPRHTVDLSLTKTVTSRLTLNAGVQDVLNQKVNLVQDFNRDKKYEAKNDPSLAGYRRGTYYTLGLRFNLEPRARALTPLP, from the coding sequence ATGCAGAACACAATTACCCGGATTACCCTCGTTTTTCTCCTCTGCTGCGGTACCTTGTTTACGGCCCTGGCGCAGAGCACCGGTACTATTCAAGGGGTAGTGAAGGACGCCGCCACCCGCGAAGGAATAGTGGGTGGCACGGTCCACCTGGATAAAACCAGCATTGGCGGCCCCACCGACGTGGATGGCAACTTCCGGCTGGAAAAAGTACCGGTTGGGGAGTACGCCTTGGTGGTGTCGTCCGTCTCGTACAAAACCACAACCATCCAGAAAGTAACCGTGACGGCCGGCAAAACGACCGTAGTAAACACTCAGCTGGAAACCGACCAGCAGCAGCTCAGCGAGGTAGTGGTAACGGGCGTGCGCCGCACTAACACGGAAGTCTCAGTCATCTCGGAAATCAAGCAGGCCAACGTGGTCGTGAGCGGGGTTTCGTCGGAGCAAATCGTGAAAACCCAGGACCGGGACGCGGCTGAGGTTGTGCGGCGCATTCCGGGCGTAACCATCGTCGACAACCGCTTTATTCAGGTGCGTGGCCTGAGCGACCGGTACAACGCCGTGTGGCTCAATGATGTAACGGCGCCCAGCTCCGAAACTGACCGCAAATCCTTTTCCTTCGACATTGTGCCCAGCTCCCTGCTCGATCGGGTGCTGGTGTTTAAAGACCCCTCGCCGGAACTGCCCGGTGATTTTGCGGGCGGCCTGGTAAAAGTGTACCTGCGCAAGCCAGCCCAGAATGAGCGCCTATTGACGGCCAACTACTCCTCGGGGTACCGCAACGGCACCACGGGTAAGGACTTTTTCACCGACAAAACGCAGGCCGGCGACGCCTTCGGGTTTGGTGCCGTGAAGCGGGGGCTGCCGGGCGGCTTCCCTACCCTGGGCACTGCCTACCAACAGTATGAGCGGGATTTCTACGCCAAACAGCTCGAGAATACCTTCCCGATTTACAAAATGAAGGCCATGCCGGATGTGCGCTTTAACGCGGCCTATCTGAACCAGATCAACCTGAAAAACCTGACCATCGGCAGCATCACGTCGGTAAACTACACCAACACGTTTACCCGCTTCCAGATTGACCGCAACCAGTTCGACGGAGCCGGCCAGCGCACCGACCAGTTCAAGGATGATCAATCTTCGAACAACGTGCGCCTGGGGGCCATCCAGAACTTTAACGTGGTGCTAGACAACGGCGACCGGCTGGAGTTGCGCAACCTGTTCAACCAGCAGGGCCGCAACCAGGTAACCACCCGCCAGGGCTACGACAACGACGGCCGCCTGGTGCGTAACAGCTACCAGCTCGGCTACCAGGGCCGCACCACCTACACCGGCCAGTTGGCAGGCCAGCACACCTTTAATAAGGAGAAAACGACCCTCGATTGGGTAGGTGGCTACGGCTACTCGAACCGCAACGAGCCCGACCTGCGCCGCGTGTCGTACCAATCGATTCCTTCGACTACCGAAGGCGGTGCCCCTACTGAAACCGTGCTAACTCCGGGTGCCGGCCAGGTAGACGTGAACAACGCCGGCCGCCTGTACCAGAAACTTTCCGAGCACAGCTACACCCTGAACGCCAACCTTAAGCACCAAGTGAAGGTAGCGGAGCGGACCGTGGAGATTGGGGCAGGAACGTACCTGGAGTATCGGAAGCGCCATTTCCAGGCCCGGGCCTTTGGCTATTCCCTGAACGCGGCGGGCCTGCAAGGGCTGCGCAGTGAGGCCGTAGGCAACATCTTTGACCCCCAGAACATTGGCGCCGACGGCTTCCGCCTGACCGAAGACCTGAACTCGACTTACCGCTACAGCGCCTCCAATGAGCTAGAGGCGGCCTACCTCTCCTTCAATATCCCCATCACGGAAAAGCTCAAGCTGGTAACCGGTGCCCGCTACGAGCGGAACGTGCAGTCCATTGCTACGGGCATCAACGGTCAGCCCGTGGAGCAGGAGGTAACCACCAACTTCGTGCTGCCTTCCGCCAACTTCAGCTACAGCATCAACGAGAAAAACCTGGTGCGGGCTTCCTACGGCCGCAGCCTTAACCGCCCCGAGTTCCGCGAAGCTGCCCCATTTTTCTACTACGACTTCGACTTCAACGTGCTGAACTACGGCTCGTTGTACCTGAATCCGCTGACGCCGCTCAAGGTAGCTACCATCGACAACCTGGATTTCCGCTACGAGTTCTACCCCTCCAGCGGGGAGCTGATTCACGTGGGCGCCTTCTACAAGAAGTTTCATAATCCCATTGAAAACACGGTGGTGCTGACCACCAACCTGGCCTACACCTTCGCCAATGCCCCGAGCGCCTACGCCTACGGGCTGGAGCTGGACCTGAAGAAAAGCCTCAACTTCCTCGACAACGCCTTCGGGACGACTGGCCTGCGCAACCTCTCGGCCGTATTCAACGCCTCCCTAATTAAGAGCCAGGTATCCTTGGGCGAGAACTTTGTGGCCTGGGACCAGAAGCGCGCCCTCCAGGGCCAGTCGCCCTACGTGTTCAACGGCGGCTTGTACTACCAGACGCCCACCAACAGCTGGCAGGTAACGGCGCTTTACAACGTGTTCGGCCCCCGCATTCTGTTTGCTGGCAGCAACGACTACCCCGACGTGGTAGAGCTGCCCCGCCACACCGTGGACCTTTCCTTGACCAAAACGGTCACCAGCCGCCTGACCCTGAACGCTGGAGTGCAGGACGTGCTCAACCAGAAAGTGAACCTGGTGCAAGACTTCAACCGCGACAAAAAGTATGAGGCGAAGAATGATCCTTCGCTGGCCGGCTACCGCCGGGGCACTTACTACACGCTGGGCCTGCGCTTCAACCTGGAGCCCCGCGCCCGCGCGCTCACGCCGCTTCCCTAA